The Triticum urartu cultivar G1812 chromosome 5, Tu2.1, whole genome shotgun sequence genome contains the following window.
CCATGTAACTGCGGACTGCAAAGGCCCAACGGCTCCCGCGGAACGGccgaaaataaaagaaaaatccTAGCAATCCCCCTGTCGCCACTTTTCTTGGCTCGGCGGCGCGACGGGCTCCGCCGACTTCCTCCACCGCCCGCCTTCAAGGTCAGCGACTCACTCCCTCCCCAACCAACACGTGCGCGCGCTCTCCGCCTTCAGTGAATTTCTTACCGACCCGCTTCGCTCTGCCCTCGCAGCCGATCCAGCTGGTCGCCCCCGGTGCCGTCCCACTCACCAACGGGTGCGCCCCCAATCCACTCACCAACGGTGTGGCTCCAGGTGAAGGACGATTCATCCGTCGCTGTGATTCATGGCCGGGATGCTCGTCTGGTTTGGCGCTCGGTTGCTGCAGAGAAGAATGCGAAGATCCCCTCGTCACGCTGCAACTCACGGGTCAGTACAGTACGTGTCAAACTGCCAACGTGAGGCTCTAAATTATGAATTctgatgaagaagcagagcctgGACAATGTCGCCGCAGGTTCGAGAGCCAACTGCTTTCGTCTATTTATTCTTACTGGAGTTTGGTCATACAGTCATACACATGTCTGAATACATATACATATTCATAAGATGCCAACGACCAAACTTTATCATGCTATAACTTGCATACAAAAGAAGAATATTACAGAAGGCAAGAGGCTTAATACCAATCCCAGATTCATACTATGTAAGAACAGAAATCACTGATCTCAGCCAGAGCCTACGGGTTTATTTCTTGCCGGTGAAGCCCAACTCAGTGCCACTTGCAAATAAACCCAATCATACACTCTGTCAGTGAACAAGAACCAGCGAATTCTTCAATTCCTCTTGAATAACAAGCCACAAAAGACAATCCAGAGACCTGCTACCAACCCCGTGCCAATGCCGAGGTACAATGACAATGCATCGCTCATGCTATCCTGCTCATCTACCATGGCGGCCCTACCCGGCCGGGCGGCATATCCTCAGGGTACCAGCTCCATGTAATAAGTGTGTGTTCATGCGTGTATAGTTTCGTGCCAAAGGTGTGGTTGTCGGCGTTGGTGCCAAGGTGAGTCGTTCATGTCCAGTTTTTTTTTGGTCGCCATGATTCGCGCGTGAGATAATCGTCTgatttggtgcttgatcggttgttGCAGAGCAGATTGAAGATCCCTTCATCACATTGCAATTCACAGGTCAATACCGTACGTGGCACTGTGAGGCTCTGAATTCTGATGAGGCAACAAGCTTGGGCAATGTCGCCTCAGGTTCGAGAGCCTCTGAATTCTGATGAGGCAACTCACAGGACAATATTTATTATCACTGAAATTTGGTAATACAGCCATACACATGTCTTAGTTCATATACATATCCATAAGAAGAAAACATGCACATTTTATCATGCTACAACTTAGATGGCAAAGAAAAGCATTACATAAGACAAAAGGGGCTTAATACTAATCCCAGATTCATACTATGTAAGAACAGAAGTTCCACCTAGCCATGATCTCAGCCAGCCCTTACTGGCATTTTTCTTGCCAGTGAAGCCCGACTCAGTGCCACTTTCACATAAATCCAATCATACACGCTGTCACAAAATGAGAACCAACGAATTCTCCAATTCTGCTTGAACAAGAAGCCAAAAAAGACAATCCAGAGACCAGCTAAAAACCCGGTGCCAATACCGAGGTATAGTGACAACCCATCGCTCACGCCCTCATGCCCATCTTCAAGAGCCCGTGGGGTGATTCCAGTTCCTGAACAGTTGCTTGATATAGGTGGACCACAGAGACCTGGGTTGCCAACATATATGGATGGCTGGTCATCCAGAGTCCTTAACTGATTTCCAGATGGTATAGTTCCCGTCAGGTTGTTATATGACAAGTTCAAATGGGTCAACGATGTTAGAGATGCCAAACTTGTAGGGATTTCACCAGAGAGCTCGTTATGAGAGAGGTCGAAAGATTCCACTGCCTGTAGCTCACCAATAGTTTGGGGTATCATGCCGCTGAGATGATTCCAAGACAAATTTAGGTTTGTTAATGCTACAAGCATGCCGATTTCCCAAGGAATCTTCCCTGTTAATCTGTTGCAGGAAAAATCAATGTTCACCATGTACGCGATTCCTGTTGTGTATTCGAGCTCTTGACCCTTTGTGACCACCACCAAACTATTCATATCAGAGGGATCGATGAGGAACATATATGTGGAAGCCGATCGAAAGTGGACAATTTGGAAAAGGGCATCTTGTTGGTTGGGAGTATGAGCCATAGCCATGAGATTCCCAAATGACATTGGTATGTCCCCTGAGATGTTATTACTTGCAATGTCTAAATACTGAAGCCCCTTCATCCCGGTGAGTTCAACAGGGATACCACCAGAGAACATGTTTGACCGCAACCGCATAAATGCCAAGTATGGTAACTTTGAACCGATCCACGTCGGCAAGCTCCCAGAAAATTGATTGTATGCTAGATCAAGGAATTTCAGTTCTTTACACCTCTGAAGAAACGATGGAAATTCTCCCGAAAGATTGTTGTTATTCAAGCTAAGCATGAAAAGATTTGAAGTTTCTGGTGCGTGAGGGCAATCCAGCAATGTCTCATTTAGTTGGTTCTCTGATAGGTCTAAGAACTTCAATTGTTCCAACTCAAACAGGGAGCATGGAATGATGCCAGAAAAGGAATTTTTGAAGAGCATGAGTACTTGCATCTCTGGTGCTCTAATATCTGTTGGCAGTTTGCCTGACAGGTTGTTCCCAGAGAGGTCCAAGTAGAGAAGGCTCTTTGGGAGTGTTGGAATCGGGCCAACAAGCTGGTTAGAACTGATATCCAATATCATAGCTTCCAATCCACCAAACAGAAAAACTGTGGGAAGCCTGCCAACAATTTGATTTCCCGACAAATCCAAAATTTTAGCACGGGAAACTGCAGTCCAAAACTCATCAGGAATGGAATCATGTATACTTGTGTTTGAAATATCAAGAGTGCCGAGTGTTGTTTGGCTAATCCATATTGGAAACTGTGGTCCTAGGATGCAAGATCTAAAGCTCGCTGAAGTTAATTTGAATGGAGTGTTCCATGTGTTGTTAACCAACACGGTTAAGGAATTATTGGAGAGCCACAACACTTCTAGGCTAGTCAGGTTCATGAAATGGTCTTCAGTGATTGTTCCATGTAGGTTGTTTGAGTTTAACCGTAACTCCTTTAAATTTGTGAGTTCTCGTATACCAACGGGTACCTCTCCAAATAGTTTGTTGTCATTCAGCCGAAGTGTGGTCAAGCTGCTAAAGTGCTCTAAACGAGCTGGGATTCTCCCTGTCAAGCTGTTGTGGTCCAAGTGCAACTCTTGTAACTCATCTGTTGGCAATCTATGCAACAATAGATCTTCTATGGCCCCGCTAATGAGGTTGTGTGATAATTTGAGCATTTGTAGTTCCTTGAGTTTCTTGAAGGTCAATGGCACCATCCCGGAGAAGTTGTTATTGTCAAGGACCAATGATCGGATGGAGGTAAAGTTTCCGACCGCGGAAGGGATATAACCACAAATCCCGCAGCTATACATTGAAAGCACTCTAAGAGCAGGGAGATCCCAAGCCAAGTAGTTGGCTCCAAAGGATGAGTTAAAGGAGTTGGAGTCGAGGTAGAGGTTCTCTAGTGATGTGAGGTTGGAGTTCAACGGTGGAGGCATAGTGCTCCGAAGCCCGCAAGATTGTAGTTCAAGAGTTATGAGGGAGGGGAGCATGTTAACAACATGAGCCCAGTCGACCGCGGCGCTGAGGTCCACCTGAGACATGCCAAGGTACTGTAGCTTCCATAGCTGCGAGACCCATGCGAGGTCGGGCGAGTAACAACTGTGCATCTGATTTGATAGGTCAAGGATGAGCAGGTTGGAGAGGTTTCCGAGGTGGGGAGGGATTTGCCCGCCGAAAAACGAGCCGGAGAGGAGGAGATGCGTCAGGCTCGCAAGACCGCCGATGAACTCCGGAATGGGCATGCCACCAAAGTCGTTGAACGAGAGATCAAGATGCCTCAGATGTCGTAGAGTGAGCAAGGAGGGGTTTATCTCACCTCCCATAGGCCAACCCATGGTGTTAGACCCGATGAGCTCGAGCTTGATGATGTGGCCGGTTCGGTTGCTGCACTCGACGCCTATCCATCGACAGCACTCATCGTCTCGCCACGACGAGAGGTAGTTGCCCGGGTCGGTGAGGCTAGCCTTGAACTCGCGAAGTGCATCCCGCTCGTAGGGGATGCAGAGGGTGTCCGGTGGTTGTGGTGGCGGCGGGAGCGCAAGCATGGCCGGAGCTGACGAGCTCCGGAGGAACCATGTCGCTAGGAGGAGGATCACCGTAGCCTGGACCAGCTGCCTTGGCCTGGCCATTTTTGGTACTTGTGTGGTGTGTTCGTAGTGCCTTGTGGAGTGGCGATGGCTATATTTAAGGACCCGGCAGCAGTTGGATCATCCACTCGATCGAGGGCGTAGCTAGTGACAGCGAAATGCACCACATGTGGTTCGTGTAAGGAAGTCTCCACGACTGGACCACCACCTAATTTTAGCGCGTGAAATTCCATAACCAACGACTGGTTTCGAATCATAGTCGCAGAAGTCAAAAGCGATGGGGAATTCAGATCAGAGCAGTCACCCACTGCGGGTATGTCGGCAGCTCAGGTCCATTTCTTTCAAACAAATATAACTTTATTAATTTGAAATAACCGCTTACATCATCTACGAGGAGCATAAGCCATAAAATATCAAGCGAACCTAGCAAGCTCACAAGCGACCTTAGGGCATCTTCAAGGTGGATCCGTAGACCTCCCGCAACCGTCCAGATAGCATTGTCTGGATCGCGGAAGCTATCCAACGGCGACCTGTATTGGTCCACGGAGCGGTCCGGATGCGATTTCTCTTATAAATCAAAGACAAACGTAGGGGAGGTTTGCGAGAATCCGGACTGATCCCAAACCCGTTTCTGACCGCCCTGACCCACCATCCCCCTCCCGCACGCGCTCCCGCCAGACACCAGCTGACCGCATTCATGCTGCTGTAGAGCGCGCCTTCAATATTAAAGACGGCTCAGGGCGAATGCGGCCTCTCACTGCCTCCGCCATTAAAGTGGCCCACCGACCGAGGGCGCGGCCCGCGATGTGTTCCCGGTGTCCGCGCCTGTTTAATGCTGGAGACACGTGACTGGACGGAATGGGACATATATCTACGGCATCCGTTCAATGCAGCGGTTCGTCCATCTGCCGCCATTAAGCAGGCTCGCCAGCGGAGAAACCCATTCCGGCGCCTCGCATTGACGCACCCGGACGCCCCGCCTCATCGGAATCTGCTATATAAAGGCGGCCACACCCGGCTAAGTCCACACCACAACACCAACCCCTCCACATCCTTCGCCATGACCGCCAGCGGGAAAGCACTGTGGGACAGTCTGTGGCTGGGGATGAAGCATGCGGTGGCCGCCTTTGCCGCCGCCTGGCATAGCCACCGTGCCAGGCAGATCGAGGCCGGCTTGCCGGCCAGCTTGCCCAAGGTCTCCGACGACGAGGACGACACCACGATGGTGACAGGCTCTGACAACTCCGCCCCGGCTCCAGTGCCTGCTGTGCACGCCGACTTCACCATGGAGCAGGCTCAGGAGGAACAGTGGTACAGCCTGTTCCTCCTGGAGCAGCATCGGCTGGCGGAGGGCTAGATCTGCGATGAGCGCGCGAGCGAGGAGGCCGTGGCGGCCATGGGCGTGACGAACCCAAATTTCATCATGGAGCAGCATGGCATCTACGATGCCGTCCACGCTCAAGCCGCCGCTCGTCAGGAAGCGGCGGGCGGGGAGGCGCAGCTGCAGGCGGTCGCGGAGGAGAACATAGCTAGCTGCGCCTCCTACACGCCGCCGACGAACCATCAGCCAACCGGGTGGGACGACAACAACCAAGGCACCACCATTTCCCTCGTGGACCTTACGTCCACAGGCGACGGACAAGGCGCGGACTCCTTCGAGGATGAGTAGGCCACGGGAGGCGGCAGGGCCTAGTGTCCCATGTTGGCCGGTCCGTCTCCTGTGTTTTACTCTTCCTCACTAAAGATCACACCTTTACTTCATTGGTCTTATTGCCAGTGCTCATGGAGACGGCAAAAGGAGGACGACACGGGGTTGGACGCCGGCCGCCGCTGCCGTGGGATAGGTTTAGGGGCGGATCTTTTTTTTGTTGTTCTAAATGTAGTTAAATCCGTCCTGTTTATGTGA
Protein-coding sequences here:
- the LOC125511189 gene encoding receptor-like protein EIX1, which produces MARPRQLVQATVILLLATWFLRSSSAPAMLALPPPPQPPDTLCIPYERDALREFKASLTDPGNYLSSWRDDECCRWIGVECSNRTGHIIKLELIGSNTMGWPMGGEINPSLLTLRHLRHLDLSFNDFGGMPIPEFIGGLASLTHLLLSGSFFGGQIPPHLGNLSNLLILDLSNQMHSCYSPDLAWVSQLWKLQYLGMSQVDLSAAVDWAHVVNMLPSLITLELQSCGLRSTMPPPLNSNLTSLENLYLDSNSFNSSFGANYLAWDLPALRVLSMYSCGICGYIPSAVGNFTSIRSLVLDNNNFSGMVPLTFKKLKELQMLKLSHNLISGAIEDLLLHRLPTDELQELHLDHNSLTGRIPARLEHFSSLTTLRLNDNKLFGEVPVGIRELTNLKELRLNSNNLHGTITEDHFMNLTSLEVLWLSNNSLTVLVNNTWNTPFKLTSASFRSCILGPQFPIWISQTTLGTLDISNTSIHDSIPDEFWTAVSRAKILDLSGNQIVGRLPTVFLFGGLEAMILDISSNQLVGPIPTLPKSLLYLDLSGNNLSGKLPTDIRAPEMQVLMLFKNSFSGIIPCSLFELEQLKFLDLSENQLNETLLDCPHAPETSNLFMLSLNNNNLSGEFPSFLQRCKELKFLDLAYNQFSGSLPTWIGSKLPYLAFMRLRSNMFSGGIPVELTGMKGLQYLDIASNNISGDIPMSFGNLMAMAHTPNQQDALFQIVHFRSASTYMFLIDPSDMNSLVVVTKGQELEYTTGIAYMVNIDFSCNRLTGKIPWEIGMLVALTNLNLSWNHLSGMIPQTIGELQAVESFDLSHNELSGEIPTSLASLTSLTHLNLSYNNLTGTIPSGNQLRTLDDQPSIYVGNPGLCGPPISSNCSGTGITPRALEDGHEGVSDGLSLYLGIGTGFLAGLWIVFFGFLFKQNWRIRWFSFCDSVYDWIYVKVALSRASLARKMPVRAG